A genomic segment from Oncorhynchus keta strain PuntledgeMale-10-30-2019 chromosome 9, Oket_V2, whole genome shotgun sequence encodes:
- the LOC118387673 gene encoding protein phosphatase Slingshot homolog 1-like isoform X1: MALVTLQRSPTPSAASTASTATTNAGEDFGSDDDRRANQSLSESFFMVKGAALFLQQGTNAQGPKTPTHHKLAGDLPQHLQVMINTLRSEDRIKLAVRLESGWSDRVRYMVVVYTSGRQDTEENILLGMDFTDKDRKSCSIGMVLPLWSDTKVHLDGDGGFSVTTGGRSHVFKPVSVQAMWSALQILHKACEVSRRYNYFPGGMALTWMGFYESCITSEQSCINEWNAMTDLETTRPDSPAMFVDRPTESERTECAIKAKLRTIMMFRDLENVTSKEIRVELEQHMSCNLKEYKEFIDNEMLLILGQMDKATLIFDHLYLGSEWNASNLEELRDCGVGHILNVTREIDNFFPGMFTYHNIRVYDEEATDLLAHWNETYNFIVRAKKNQSKCLVHCKMGVSRSASTVIAYAMKEYGWTLEKAYNFVKQKRSIARPNAGFMRQLAEYEGILDASKQRHNKLWRPEGGEDIPDEASGQCCGGEETPVEGEAWGGEGCGASPCRSLGLEVEPLDPLNYNYYFRRLSDTALDSEPSTPVRGPPLLGMDRVFIEIEDVERDALLEDEGFPMAQLALPGEGTAAQTCGGRLEPLEDMRLRLEFSTVEEEDEEEAQKEEAEMAALAWTAAGGEGAREDEERKDQVNMNRFNNENANNSNRLAAKRSCPATFDDSASTGNPYKVKPSYQSCKDCLRLPPGRRCERPAGGRTHRLNPTRHCGVVPTISIDPPGTHFTNTPAPHSPCTLPATIARLEAYRQRLVSPMSCEELPRDRHCSLETEDMDELQEDEEEEEQEPRPGREVGTGAITELTFMKLSLDGERPAGQSPSGGVELQPAGVELQPPGGGVELQRTGPELGMGLVRQRAEQLERLSGLAMEGILSGAGLAEQMDLHLAVEEMEGDVGMHSETPIPSTSCMVTAADPQMNTTPVSYPQGSAQTWTPVSSPHGSTLTRSSSSDSLHSNRGGHQGLVRQRTQEIETRMRLAGLTFPSLLKRSSSLAKLGGLTFSTEDLSDLADDQAQLFSTEPPACPSTPGGEEPSEPPSTPRS, from the exons ATGGCCCTGGTAACCCTGCAGCGCTCTCCCACCCCCAGCGCGGCATCCACCGCCAGTACCGCAACCACCAACGCGGGGGAG GATTTTGGGAGTGATGATGACCGGAGAGCAAATCAGag CCTCAGCGAGAGCTTCTTCATGGTCAAAGGAGCTGCCCTTTTCCTGCAGCAGGGCACCAATGCACAGGGACCCAAGACACCCACACACCACAAGCTCGCAG GTGACTTACCGCAACACCTGCAGGTCATGATTAACACCCTCCGCTCTGAGGACCGCATTAAACTG GCTGTACGGTTAGAGAGCGGTTGGTCTGACCGCGTGCGGTACATGGTTGTGGTCTACACCAGTGGTCGCCAGGACACCGAGGAGAATATCCTGCTAGGGATGGACTTCACCGATAAGGACCG TAAAAGCTGCTCTATCGGGATGGTGCTACCGCTCTGGAGCGATACGAAGGTCCATTTGGATGGAGATGG AGGATTTAGTGTGACCACAGGAGGACGATCGCATGTCTTCAAGCCTGTTTCTGTGCAGGCCATGTG GTCTGCCCTGCAGATCCTCCATAAGGCATGCGAGGTGTCTCGCAGGTACAACTACTTCCCCGGGGGCATGGCCCTCACATGGATGGGCTTCTATGAGAGCTGTATCACCTCCGAGCAGAGCTGCATCAACGAGTGGAACGCTATGACCGACCTGGAGACCACGCGGCCCGACTCACCTGCCATGTTCGTCGACCG GCCAACGGAGAGCGAGAGAACCGAGTGTGCAATCAAAGCCAAACTACGCACCATCATGATGTTCCGTGACCTGGAGAATGTCACTTCCAAGGAG ATCCGTGTGGAGCTGGAGCAGCATATGAGCTGTAACCTGAAGGAGTACAAAGAGTTCATCGACAACGAGATGCTGCTGATCCTGGGTCAGATGGACAAAGCCACACTCATCTTCGACCACCTCTACTTG GGCTCTGAGTGGAATGCCTCCAATCTAGAGGAACTACGGGACTGTGG TGTGGGCCACATCCTCAACGTGACCAGGGAGATAGACAACTTCTTCCCGGGCATGTTCACCTACCACAACATCCGGGTGTACGACGAGGAGGCCACAGACCTGCTGGCCCACTGGAACGAGACCTACAACTTCATTGTCCGAGCCAA GAAGAACCAGTCTAAGTGTCTAGTCCACTGTAAGATGGGTGTGAGCCGGTCAGCCTCCACGGTCATAGCGTATGCCATGAAGGAGTATGGCTGGACTCTGGAGAAGGCCTACAACTTTGTGAAGCAGAAGAGGAGCATCGCTCGGCCCAACGCTGGTTTCATGAGGCAGCTGGCCGAGTATGAGGGCATCCTGGACGCTAG TAAGCAGCGCCACAACAAGCTGTGGAGGcccgagggaggagaggacatccCAGATGAGGCGTCTGGCCAGTGCTGTGGCGGAGAGGAGACTCCCGTGGAGGGTGAGGCCTGGGGGGGAGAGGGCTGCGGAGCCTCCCCCTGCCGGAGCTTGGGCCTGGAGGTGGAGCCCTTGGACCCCCTCAACTACAACTACTACTTCAGACGGCTGTCGGACACGGCCCTAGACAGCGAGCCCTCCACCCCAGTGCGTGGTCCTCCCCTGCTGGGCATGGATAGGGTGTTTATTGAGATCGAGGATGTGGAGAGGGACGCCCTTCTGGAGGACGAGGGCTTCCCCATGGCCCAGCTGGCTCTGCCCGGGGAAGGTACCGCCGCCCAGACCTGTGGGGGCCGCCTGGAGCCCCTGGAGGAcatgaggctgaggctggagttCAGCacggtggaggaggaggacgaggaggaggcgCAGAAGGAGGAGGCAGAGATGGCCGCCCTGGCTTGGACTgctgcaggaggagagggagcgagagaggacgAAGAGAGAAAGGATCAGGTCAACATGAACCGCTTTAACAACGAGAACGCCAACAACAGTAACCGCCTGGCTGCCAAGCGCAGCTGCCCCGCTACCTTCGAC GACAGTGCTAGCACAGGAAACCCTTACAAAGTCAAGCCCTCCTACCAGTCGTGTAAAGACTGCCTGCGTCTGCCACCAGGGCGGCGCTGTGAGCGCCCAGCAGGAGGCCGCACCCACCGCCTTAACCCCACACGTCACTGCGGAGTGGTCCCCACCATCTCCATAGACCCCCCTGGCACCCACTTCACCAACACCCCTGCCCCCCACTCCCCCTGCACCCTACCTGCCACCATTGCCCGACTGGAGGCCTACCGCCAGCGGCTGGTGTCGCCCATGAGCTGCGAGGAGCTGCCCCGAGACCGACACTGCTCCTTGGAGACGGAGGACATGGACGAGCtgcaggaggatgaggaggaggaagaacaggagCCAAGGCCAGGCAGGGAGGTTGGGACCGGAGCCATCACGGAGCTCACGTTTATGAAGCTCAGCCTGGACGGGGAGAGGCCAGCAGGTCAGTCTCCTAGTGGAGGGGTGGAGTTGCAGCCTGCTGGGGTGGAGTTGCAGCCTCCTGGTGGTGGAGTGGAGCTACAGAGGACGGGGCCTGAGCTGGGGATGGGGCTGGTGAGGCAGAGGGCAGAACAGCTGGAAAGGCTTTCAGGCCTGGCCATGGAGGGTATACTCTCAGGGGCTGGGCTTGCTGAGCAGATGGACCTGCACTTGGCGGTGGAGGAAATGGAGGGGGATGTAGGGATGCATTCTGAAACCCCCATTCCATCTACCAGCTGCATGGTCACAGCCGCAGACCCCCAGATGAACACCACCCCGGTGTCGTACCCCCAGGGTTCCGCCCAGACCTGGACCCCCGTGTCCTCCCCCCACGGCTCCACCCTCACCCGGAGCTCCAGCAGCGACAGCCTCCACAGCAACCGTGGGGGACACCAAGGCCTGGTCCGGCAGCGCACCCAGGAGATAGAAACCCGCATGAGGCTGGCCGGCCTGACCTTCCCCTCCCTGCTCAAACGCTCTAGCTCCCTGGCCAAGCTGGGAGGTCTCACCTTCTCCACCGAGGACCTCTCAGACCTAGCTGACGATCAGGCCCAGCTGTTCTCCACCGAGCCACCAGCCTGCCCCTCCACACCAGGGGGAGAGGAACCCTCTGAGCCCCCATCCACCCCCAGGAGCTGA
- the LOC118387673 gene encoding protein phosphatase Slingshot homolog 1-like isoform X2 has translation MHLVVEPSQEAMLTMLPHFVENAVWTQSEIYRLLSESFFMVKGAALFLQQGTNAQGPKTPTHHKLAGDLPQHLQVMINTLRSEDRIKLAVRLESGWSDRVRYMVVVYTSGRQDTEENILLGMDFTDKDRKSCSIGMVLPLWSDTKVHLDGDGGFSVTTGGRSHVFKPVSVQAMWSALQILHKACEVSRRYNYFPGGMALTWMGFYESCITSEQSCINEWNAMTDLETTRPDSPAMFVDRPTESERTECAIKAKLRTIMMFRDLENVTSKEIRVELEQHMSCNLKEYKEFIDNEMLLILGQMDKATLIFDHLYLGSEWNASNLEELRDCGVGHILNVTREIDNFFPGMFTYHNIRVYDEEATDLLAHWNETYNFIVRAKKNQSKCLVHCKMGVSRSASTVIAYAMKEYGWTLEKAYNFVKQKRSIARPNAGFMRQLAEYEGILDASKQRHNKLWRPEGGEDIPDEASGQCCGGEETPVEGEAWGGEGCGASPCRSLGLEVEPLDPLNYNYYFRRLSDTALDSEPSTPVRGPPLLGMDRVFIEIEDVERDALLEDEGFPMAQLALPGEGTAAQTCGGRLEPLEDMRLRLEFSTVEEEDEEEAQKEEAEMAALAWTAAGGEGAREDEERKDQVNMNRFNNENANNSNRLAAKRSCPATFDDSASTGNPYKVKPSYQSCKDCLRLPPGRRCERPAGGRTHRLNPTRHCGVVPTISIDPPGTHFTNTPAPHSPCTLPATIARLEAYRQRLVSPMSCEELPRDRHCSLETEDMDELQEDEEEEEQEPRPGREVGTGAITELTFMKLSLDGERPAGQSPSGGVELQPAGVELQPPGGGVELQRTGPELGMGLVRQRAEQLERLSGLAMEGILSGAGLAEQMDLHLAVEEMEGDVGMHSETPIPSTSCMVTAADPQMNTTPVSYPQGSAQTWTPVSSPHGSTLTRSSSSDSLHSNRGGHQGLVRQRTQEIETRMRLAGLTFPSLLKRSSSLAKLGGLTFSTEDLSDLADDQAQLFSTEPPACPSTPGGEEPSEPPSTPRS, from the exons ATGCATCTTGTGGTGGAGCCCTCGCAGGAAGCCATGCTCACCATGCTGCCTCACTTTGTGGAGAACGCAGTCTGGACTCAGAGCGAGATCTACCGACT CCTCAGCGAGAGCTTCTTCATGGTCAAAGGAGCTGCCCTTTTCCTGCAGCAGGGCACCAATGCACAGGGACCCAAGACACCCACACACCACAAGCTCGCAG GTGACTTACCGCAACACCTGCAGGTCATGATTAACACCCTCCGCTCTGAGGACCGCATTAAACTG GCTGTACGGTTAGAGAGCGGTTGGTCTGACCGCGTGCGGTACATGGTTGTGGTCTACACCAGTGGTCGCCAGGACACCGAGGAGAATATCCTGCTAGGGATGGACTTCACCGATAAGGACCG TAAAAGCTGCTCTATCGGGATGGTGCTACCGCTCTGGAGCGATACGAAGGTCCATTTGGATGGAGATGG AGGATTTAGTGTGACCACAGGAGGACGATCGCATGTCTTCAAGCCTGTTTCTGTGCAGGCCATGTG GTCTGCCCTGCAGATCCTCCATAAGGCATGCGAGGTGTCTCGCAGGTACAACTACTTCCCCGGGGGCATGGCCCTCACATGGATGGGCTTCTATGAGAGCTGTATCACCTCCGAGCAGAGCTGCATCAACGAGTGGAACGCTATGACCGACCTGGAGACCACGCGGCCCGACTCACCTGCCATGTTCGTCGACCG GCCAACGGAGAGCGAGAGAACCGAGTGTGCAATCAAAGCCAAACTACGCACCATCATGATGTTCCGTGACCTGGAGAATGTCACTTCCAAGGAG ATCCGTGTGGAGCTGGAGCAGCATATGAGCTGTAACCTGAAGGAGTACAAAGAGTTCATCGACAACGAGATGCTGCTGATCCTGGGTCAGATGGACAAAGCCACACTCATCTTCGACCACCTCTACTTG GGCTCTGAGTGGAATGCCTCCAATCTAGAGGAACTACGGGACTGTGG TGTGGGCCACATCCTCAACGTGACCAGGGAGATAGACAACTTCTTCCCGGGCATGTTCACCTACCACAACATCCGGGTGTACGACGAGGAGGCCACAGACCTGCTGGCCCACTGGAACGAGACCTACAACTTCATTGTCCGAGCCAA GAAGAACCAGTCTAAGTGTCTAGTCCACTGTAAGATGGGTGTGAGCCGGTCAGCCTCCACGGTCATAGCGTATGCCATGAAGGAGTATGGCTGGACTCTGGAGAAGGCCTACAACTTTGTGAAGCAGAAGAGGAGCATCGCTCGGCCCAACGCTGGTTTCATGAGGCAGCTGGCCGAGTATGAGGGCATCCTGGACGCTAG TAAGCAGCGCCACAACAAGCTGTGGAGGcccgagggaggagaggacatccCAGATGAGGCGTCTGGCCAGTGCTGTGGCGGAGAGGAGACTCCCGTGGAGGGTGAGGCCTGGGGGGGAGAGGGCTGCGGAGCCTCCCCCTGCCGGAGCTTGGGCCTGGAGGTGGAGCCCTTGGACCCCCTCAACTACAACTACTACTTCAGACGGCTGTCGGACACGGCCCTAGACAGCGAGCCCTCCACCCCAGTGCGTGGTCCTCCCCTGCTGGGCATGGATAGGGTGTTTATTGAGATCGAGGATGTGGAGAGGGACGCCCTTCTGGAGGACGAGGGCTTCCCCATGGCCCAGCTGGCTCTGCCCGGGGAAGGTACCGCCGCCCAGACCTGTGGGGGCCGCCTGGAGCCCCTGGAGGAcatgaggctgaggctggagttCAGCacggtggaggaggaggacgaggaggaggcgCAGAAGGAGGAGGCAGAGATGGCCGCCCTGGCTTGGACTgctgcaggaggagagggagcgagagaggacgAAGAGAGAAAGGATCAGGTCAACATGAACCGCTTTAACAACGAGAACGCCAACAACAGTAACCGCCTGGCTGCCAAGCGCAGCTGCCCCGCTACCTTCGAC GACAGTGCTAGCACAGGAAACCCTTACAAAGTCAAGCCCTCCTACCAGTCGTGTAAAGACTGCCTGCGTCTGCCACCAGGGCGGCGCTGTGAGCGCCCAGCAGGAGGCCGCACCCACCGCCTTAACCCCACACGTCACTGCGGAGTGGTCCCCACCATCTCCATAGACCCCCCTGGCACCCACTTCACCAACACCCCTGCCCCCCACTCCCCCTGCACCCTACCTGCCACCATTGCCCGACTGGAGGCCTACCGCCAGCGGCTGGTGTCGCCCATGAGCTGCGAGGAGCTGCCCCGAGACCGACACTGCTCCTTGGAGACGGAGGACATGGACGAGCtgcaggaggatgaggaggaggaagaacaggagCCAAGGCCAGGCAGGGAGGTTGGGACCGGAGCCATCACGGAGCTCACGTTTATGAAGCTCAGCCTGGACGGGGAGAGGCCAGCAGGTCAGTCTCCTAGTGGAGGGGTGGAGTTGCAGCCTGCTGGGGTGGAGTTGCAGCCTCCTGGTGGTGGAGTGGAGCTACAGAGGACGGGGCCTGAGCTGGGGATGGGGCTGGTGAGGCAGAGGGCAGAACAGCTGGAAAGGCTTTCAGGCCTGGCCATGGAGGGTATACTCTCAGGGGCTGGGCTTGCTGAGCAGATGGACCTGCACTTGGCGGTGGAGGAAATGGAGGGGGATGTAGGGATGCATTCTGAAACCCCCATTCCATCTACCAGCTGCATGGTCACAGCCGCAGACCCCCAGATGAACACCACCCCGGTGTCGTACCCCCAGGGTTCCGCCCAGACCTGGACCCCCGTGTCCTCCCCCCACGGCTCCACCCTCACCCGGAGCTCCAGCAGCGACAGCCTCCACAGCAACCGTGGGGGACACCAAGGCCTGGTCCGGCAGCGCACCCAGGAGATAGAAACCCGCATGAGGCTGGCCGGCCTGACCTTCCCCTCCCTGCTCAAACGCTCTAGCTCCCTGGCCAAGCTGGGAGGTCTCACCTTCTCCACCGAGGACCTCTCAGACCTAGCTGACGATCAGGCCCAGCTGTTCTCCACCGAGCCACCAGCCTGCCCCTCCACACCAGGGGGAGAGGAACCCTCTGAGCCCCCATCCACCCCCAGGAGCTGA